The following is a genomic window from Micropterus dolomieu isolate WLL.071019.BEF.003 ecotype Adirondacks linkage group LG04, ASM2129224v1, whole genome shotgun sequence.
ATTGCACTGTGGTCATATTATTAGTCACGACGGGTTTAGCTGAAATTTGCTCACCATTTACCACAGAGACATATTATATTATGCCATGATGGATTTGCGAGTTACAATATAAAAACCTCTTCAGCTATTAACACATGATATACACATGCCTGAAAAGCACCTTACCAGAGTGTTGTCTTTTGCTGTTGAGCAAGCCTTTTGGTTCCtgaaaaaacatgaacaataaGATATCACAACTGGTGCTAGGAATTCAAGTAAAtcataacatttaaaaataacaatggtATCAATTTTGCAATATGTGGTAAGCTATGTTGCAAGAGAGTTACCATTAATACGTAACGATAACTGTGTAAATGGAACAGTGCGTACCAAACTGCAAAATCAAAGCctaaattacacacacacaaacacagcattaACTGGCAACAAAAGGCTGCTACAAAGCAGAACTTATTTGTCACACCCCTTCCCACAACTGTTGATAATGTACCGCAGATGAAACATAAATTGAAAAACCTAATTGTCAACTATTTCTCTAACATTCCTCTATGTACCAGCGCAGGCTCAGGATCCGCCTTGTAAAGCCTGTTGGTGCTACGTTCATTAAAATCCTTTTTAGTCTCTTCCACATCCTTCTTTAAGTCTTTGTAGgacctcttcttctctctctggctGAGTCCACTCATTAGGTCTGCTTCATCACCCATCTAGAGAGCCAGGGATGAGAAGGACAGTGACTCAGAAGCAGTAAAATTAATGAAGCTCCATTGGAATTAATTGAATGGAAAGCACCGCCAATGCAAAGGAGAACAAAGTGTAACTTCAGAAATAATTCAATCAATTTTAAAGTATgatttaaagacattttcattaaaaaaaNNNNNNNNNNNNNNNNNNNNNNNNNNNNNNNNNNNNNNNNNNNNNNNNNNNNNNNNNNNNNNNNNNNNNNNNNNNNNNNNNNNNNNNNNNNNNNNNNNNNatatatacacacacaccttcagaAACTGTTCACACTACAAATGTGTCTAATTTTATTGTGCCCTGTGGCTTTTTTTGGTACTGTATTGTATGGTATggcaaataaaatggaaataatgcAACAGAAAATACTAGTTATAATTGTGCACACTAGCTAACTTTTGGGAGTTGTAACTAATCAAAATTTGTAGTAGTAGCAATGTTTTGGTGCATTTGACAGCTCCACAAtgtattttgtcacatttttctgTCTGGTCTGGTTAACCCTGGATGCCTGGTAAAGTGAGCTGTATTCACTATTTGTCTCTATTCGCTGTATTTGCGCTCAAAGACTCAAAGGCACAGCCTCTCTATTATCAATGTAATATGCTTATAAAATCAAAAGTTTAAGCATCCCAGACCAGTACTCAATAGAAATCAAGCCTCAGGTTTTTTTCTACAATGAATTTACTCACATTTGTTTCCTGAAGATGGTGTCCAATCAGAGACAATGATTCCCCCAACAGGTGTAGGTGAGCTGCAGCAATGACAGGGTCCCGGTCAGAGCAGCCAGAACTCCTGGATGTGGATCTGAGAGTGTCCCAGGCTGAACCGGTGGGACTGCACATAGATTTACTGGGACTACAGGTGTCAGTCATTGGGCTTGATAGCATGGGATTAACCACAGAGCTCATTGTAGAAGCAATGGCTGTCACTGAACTAGGAACAGGTATGGACGGACATGGCCTGTGGGTTACTGGAGTGGCAGGAGGGGTGAAAGTCCTGGCAACGGGACAGGCTGCCATGTTGTGCTGGTTATCTAGATACACGCAGTACTCCAACATGGAGTTTGGACTTGCCTGGGAGAAACAGAAAAGTAGAAAATTTATGTTGCATAAAAGTGAAAGTAGAAGTATACTTTGAACAACTTCCTGGATAATTACCTGATCATTGCTGCCCTCTGCTGTGCAACATGAATGCAACAACTTGTCTTGGCTATCCTGGAAGAGAAAGTTCACACATTTGTCATGAGTGAGAGTATGTAAGGAATGAAATAACAGGCAGCTTAAATCGTTAAAATGTAATCCTGTGTTTTCCATTTCATTTGTTCTCTCACCTCTTCTACTCCTCTTATCCCCAATCTGTCTTGGGGCAAACAGACCGAATAAGCAGGGAGGAAGCCAGAGGACACTGCTCCATAAAGTTCAGCCTCAGCTCCACTATAATCTGAAATGTGTCATgtattaatatatacatattatatatattatatattaaacaatacaaataatGTTAACCATCTATTCATCTTGTGTCCTGCCTTCACCCTTTGATTGCACTGTGGTCATATTATTAGTCACGACGGGTTTAGCTGAAATTTGCTCACCATTTACCACAGAGACATATTATATTATGCCATGATGGATTTGCGAGTTACAATATAAAAACCTCTTCAGCTATTAACACATGATATACACATGCCTGAAAAGCACCTTACCAGAGTGTTGTCTTTTGCTGTTGAGCAAGCCTTTTGGTTCCtgaaaaaacatgaacaataaGATATCACAACTGGTGCTAGGAATTCAAGTAAAtcataacatttaaaaataacaatggtATCAATTTTGCAATATGTGGTAAGCTATGTTGCAAGAGAGTTACCATTAATACGTAACGATAACTGTGTAAATGGAACAGTGCGTACCAAACTGCAAAATCAAAGCctaaattac
Proteins encoded in this region:
- the LOC123969840 gene encoding uncharacterized protein LOC123969840 isoform X2, with translation MAKRSMGDEADLMSGLSQREKKRSYKDLKKDVEETKKDFNERSTNRLYKADPEPALEPKGLLNSKRQHSDYSGAEAELYGAVSSGFLPAYSVCLPQDRLGIRGVEEDSQDKLLHSCCTAEGSNDQASPNSMLEYCVYLDNQHNMAACPVARTFTPPATPVTHRPCPSIPVPSSVTAIASTMSSVVNPMLSSPMTDTCSPSKSMCSPTGSAWDTLRSTSRSSGCSDRDPVIAAAHLHLLGESLSLIGHHLQETNMGPAMRDNFADDYSSSYWRLFSKMVSVSSSLSLLLDSLLCALAPLICLTSQIPELRSCTQPTLASTLENIAYVMPGM
- the LOC123969840 gene encoding uncharacterized protein LOC123969840 isoform X1, whose product is MAKRSMGDEADLMSGLSQREKKRSYKDLKKDVEETKKDFNERSTNRLYKADPEPALEPKGLLNSKRQHSDYSGAEAELYGAVSSGFLPAYSVCLPQDRLGIRGVEEDSQDKLLHSCCTAEGSNDQASPNSMLEYCVYLDNQHNMAACPVARTFTPPATPVTHRPCPSIPVPSSVTAIASTMSSVVNPMLSSPMTDTCSPSKSMCSPTGSAWDTLRSTSRSSGCSDRDPVIAAAHLHLLGESLSLIGHHLQETNMGPAMRDNFADDYSSSYWRLFSKMVSVSSSLSLLLDSLLCALAPLICLTSQIPELRSCTQPTLEGTLLFLRPPLWKILPM
- the LOC123969840 gene encoding uncharacterized protein LOC123969840 isoform X4, with product MGDEADLMSGLSQREKKRSYKDLKKDVEETKKDFNERSTNRLYKADPEPALEPKGLLNSKRQHSDYSGAEAELYGAVSSGFLPAYSVCLPQDRLGIRGVEEDSQDKLLHSCCTAEGSNDQASPNSMLEYCVYLDNQHNMAACPVARTFTPPATPVTHRPCPSIPVPSSVTAIASTMSSVVNPMLSSPMTDTCSPSKSMCSPTGSAWDTLRSTSRSSGCSDRDPVIAAAHLHLLGESLSLIGHHLQETNMGPAMRDNFADDYSSSYWRLFSKMVSVSSSLSLLLDSLLCALAPLICLTSQIPELRSCTQPTLEGTLLFLRPPLWKILPM